In one Staphylococcus lutrae genomic region, the following are encoded:
- the ispE gene encoding 4-(cytidine 5'-diphospho)-2-C-methyl-D-erythritol kinase has translation MIYETAPAKINLTLDTLYKRDDGYHEVEMIMTTIDLNDRLSFEKRNDGRIVLKVDETFIPSDDRNLAYRAALLMKEAYQIKQGVTITLEKNIPVAAGLAGGSSDAAATLRGMNRLFELNRSYEALSTLGAMIGSDVPFCIYGTTAYCRGRGEILDILPKIPSAWVIVAKPQIGLSTPEIYGGLDLSQPFPVHTQQCLKAIETQDYEGLCRSLSNRLEPVSMRLQPEIAKIKSNMLNSGADGALMSGSGPTVYGFAQRERQARHIFNAVSGCCNDVYLVRTLG, from the coding sequence ATGATTTATGAAACAGCACCTGCTAAAATCAATTTGACCTTAGATACTTTATATAAGAGAGATGATGGTTATCATGAAGTCGAAATGATTATGACGACCATTGATTTGAATGATCGTTTGTCATTTGAAAAGAGGAATGATGGGCGTATTGTTTTGAAAGTGGATGAAACATTTATTCCGTCCGATGATCGCAACTTAGCTTATCGTGCCGCACTTTTGATGAAAGAAGCCTATCAAATCAAACAAGGTGTGACCATTACGCTAGAAAAAAACATTCCTGTTGCAGCTGGATTAGCAGGGGGGTCGAGTGATGCTGCAGCGACCTTACGTGGTATGAATCGTTTGTTTGAATTGAATCGCTCATATGAAGCGTTGAGTACGCTTGGTGCGATGATCGGTTCAGATGTCCCGTTTTGCATATATGGAACGACTGCCTATTGTCGAGGGCGTGGTGAAATTCTTGATATTCTGCCTAAAATTCCTTCAGCTTGGGTGATTGTTGCGAAACCGCAAATAGGATTATCGACACCGGAAATCTATGGGGGACTCGATTTAAGCCAACCTTTTCCAGTTCATACACAACAATGTTTAAAAGCCATTGAAACTCAAGATTATGAAGGGTTATGTCGAAGCTTATCTAATCGTTTAGAGCCTGTTTCGATGCGTCTTCAACCAGAAATTGCTAAAATAAAGTCTAATATGTTAAATAGTGGTGCGGACGGTGCATTAATGAGTGGTAGTGGACCGACTGTATACGGTTTTGCACAACGAGAACGACAAGCGCGCCATATTTTCAACGCAGTGAGTGGTTGCTGTAATGATGTCTATCTCGTAAGAACACTGGGTTAA
- the veg gene encoding biofilm formation stimulator Veg has product MPKSIGDIKNSLDCQLGNRIVLKANGGRKKTIERCGVLTETYPSVFVVELDPEKHNFERVSYTYADVLTENVEVSFVEDERTQTPIAQ; this is encoded by the coding sequence ATGCCAAAATCTATTGGAGACATCAAAAATTCTCTTGATTGTCAATTAGGAAATCGTATTGTACTTAAAGCTAATGGAGGTCGCAAAAAAACAATTGAACGTTGCGGTGTTCTCACTGAAACGTATCCTTCAGTGTTTGTTGTAGAATTGGACCCAGAGAAACATAATTTTGAACGTGTATCTTATACTTATGCAGATGTACTGACTGAAAATGTGGAAGTATCATTTGTAGAGGATGAGCGAACACAAACACCGATTGCACAGTAA